One window of the Candidatus Chryseobacterium colombiense genome contains the following:
- the hutI gene encoding imidazolonepropionase, producing MKLIGPFKQVVTLANLPLRGKLSDEQLEIITDGGIVVNNDKIHQIGNFETLKSENQNIEIETVEGEQIVLPAFVDSHTHICFGGNRANDFAMRNAGKTYLEIAESGGGIWSSVQHTRNASEEKLLKTLLERIDFLVSLGITTIEVKSGYGLDVENELKMLRIIKKAQEQTKVTLVPTCLSAHLKPRDFEGNNQEYLQYILTEILPKVKEENLAKRVDIFIEKSAFQPEESKDFLLKTKDLGFEITVHADQFTPGSSRIAVEVGAKSADHLEATIDEDIEFLAQSETVATALPGASLGLGEKFTPARKLLDAGAIVAIASDWNPGSAPMGNLITQASILATFEKLTTAEVLAGITFRSAFALGLEDRGRLAADQKADFVTFKTSNFQNVLYNQGSLQAESVYIDGKKV from the coding sequence ATGAAACTTATTGGTCCTTTCAAGCAGGTTGTAACACTTGCTAATCTTCCTTTAAGAGGAAAGCTTTCTGATGAGCAACTTGAAATTATTACTGATGGAGGTATTGTAGTCAATAATGACAAAATCCATCAGATCGGAAATTTTGAAACATTAAAATCGGAAAATCAAAATATAGAGATTGAAACTGTTGAAGGAGAACAGATCGTTCTTCCGGCTTTTGTAGATTCTCATACCCATATTTGCTTTGGGGGAAACCGCGCGAATGATTTTGCGATGCGTAACGCAGGAAAAACGTATCTTGAAATTGCAGAAAGCGGAGGGGGAATCTGGAGCTCTGTTCAGCATACAAGAAATGCTTCAGAAGAGAAATTATTGAAAACTTTACTGGAAAGAATTGATTTTCTGGTTTCTTTAGGAATCACAACCATTGAAGTAAAAAGTGGTTACGGATTAGATGTCGAAAATGAATTGAAAATGCTTCGAATCATTAAAAAAGCTCAGGAACAAACGAAGGTAACTTTAGTTCCTACCTGTCTTTCCGCACATTTGAAACCGAGAGATTTTGAAGGAAATAATCAAGAATATTTACAATATATTTTAACTGAAATTTTACCTAAAGTAAAAGAAGAAAATCTGGCGAAACGCGTCGATATTTTCATTGAAAAATCTGCATTTCAGCCTGAAGAAAGCAAAGATTTCTTACTTAAAACGAAAGACTTAGGTTTTGAAATTACAGTCCATGCAGACCAGTTCACTCCCGGAAGTTCAAGAATTGCAGTGGAAGTGGGGGCAAAATCTGCGGATCATCTGGAAGCAACAATTGATGAAGATATTGAATTCTTGGCGCAGTCAGAAACTGTGGCAACAGCTTTACCGGGTGCAAGTTTAGGCTTGGGAGAAAAATTTACTCCCGCAAGAAAACTCTTGGATGCAGGAGCAATTGTAGCCATCGCAAGTGACTGGAACCCTGGTTCTGCTCCTATGGGAAACCTGATTACACAAGCTTCTATTTTAGCAACATTTGAAAAGCTTACTACAGCAGAAGTTTTAGCCGGAATAACATTCCGTTCGGCTTTTGCACTTGGTTTAGAAGATAGAGGAAGGTTAGCAGCGGATCAGAAAGCTGATTTTGTAACTTTTAAAACCAGTAATTTCCAAAATGTTCTGTATAACCAGGGAAGCTTACAAGCTGAAAGTGTTTATATTGATGGAAAAAAAGTTTAG
- the ruvB gene encoding Holliday junction branch migration DNA helicase RuvB encodes MPDFLHPDKDNYSREELIQEEQIRPQSFKDFAGQRKTLENLEVFVTAAKKRGGALDHVLLHGPPGLGKTTLANIIANELGVNCKITSGPVLDKPGSLAGLLTNLEENDVLFIDEIHRLSPVVEEYLYSAMEDYKIDIMLETGPNARSVQIGLNPFTLVGATTRSGMLTKPMLARFGIQSRLEYYTIELLSMIIIRSARVLGVKIYEDAAIEIARRSRGTPRIANALLRRVRDFAEIKGNGEIEINITKYALNSLNVDEFGLDEMDNKIMRVMIENFKGKPVGISALATSIAENPETLEEVYEPFLIQEGFIIRTPRGREVTEKAYKHLNIARPKNPGELF; translated from the coding sequence ATGCCTGATTTTTTACACCCAGACAAAGACAATTACTCCCGTGAGGAGCTGATACAGGAAGAACAGATTCGTCCTCAAAGCTTTAAAGATTTTGCGGGACAAAGGAAAACTTTGGAAAATCTTGAAGTCTTCGTAACCGCTGCCAAGAAACGTGGCGGAGCACTCGACCATGTTTTATTGCATGGTCCTCCAGGTTTGGGAAAAACAACTTTAGCAAATATTATTGCCAACGAATTGGGAGTAAACTGCAAAATTACATCCGGTCCTGTACTGGATAAACCCGGAAGTTTAGCCGGATTATTGACAAACCTTGAGGAAAATGATGTTCTTTTTATTGATGAAATTCACCGGTTGTCTCCTGTTGTAGAAGAATACCTATATTCCGCGATGGAGGACTATAAAATCGATATCATGCTGGAAACCGGTCCTAATGCGAGAAGTGTTCAGATCGGCCTGAATCCTTTTACTTTGGTTGGTGCAACGACAAGAAGCGGAATGCTGACCAAACCGATGTTGGCAAGATTCGGAATTCAAAGCAGACTTGAATATTATACCATTGAACTCTTATCAATGATCATCATCAGAAGTGCAAGAGTTTTGGGTGTGAAAATCTATGAAGATGCAGCGATTGAAATTGCAAGAAGAAGCCGTGGAACTCCAAGAATTGCCAATGCTCTATTGAGAAGAGTCCGTGATTTTGCTGAGATAAAAGGTAATGGTGAAATTGAAATTAACATCACCAAATATGCTCTTAATTCATTGAATGTAGATGAATTCGGATTGGACGAAATGGATAATAAGATCATGCGTGTAATGATTGAGAATTTTAAAGGAAAGCCTGTAGGTATTTCCGCACTCGCTACCTCAATAGCCGAAAATCCTGAAACACTGGAAGAGGTTTATGAGCCCTTTTTAATTCAGGAGGGATTTATCATTAGAACTCCAAGAGGGCGCGAAGTGACTGAAAAAGCCTATAAACATCTGAATATTGCAAGACCTAAAAATCCTGGGGAATTATTTTAA
- a CDS encoding FMN-binding negative transcriptional regulator, whose amino-acid sequence MFIPKLYKSEDYNLMKEIIREHSFALLISSVDKIRATHSMMMLNEDDTENVYIETHISKANPQAKILKNGDEVLCDFLGAHVYVSSSWYDHVNVSTWNYEAVQIYGKVELMTPKELYDHLDKLTSKYEMFQQCPMMVENMGKEFVEKEMKGAFGLKIIPTEIFIKQKLSQNRKENDFKNIISNLENSDENGKKIAEKMKLLKNNTL is encoded by the coding sequence ATGTTTATACCTAAATTATACAAAAGCGAAGATTACAATCTGATGAAAGAAATTATCCGAGAGCATTCTTTTGCTTTATTAATTTCTTCCGTGGATAAAATTCGTGCCACCCATTCTATGATGATGCTGAATGAAGATGACACAGAAAATGTTTATATTGAAACTCATATTTCAAAAGCCAATCCACAAGCAAAAATACTAAAAAACGGAGATGAAGTTCTTTGCGATTTTTTAGGAGCGCATGTCTATGTTTCAAGCAGCTGGTATGACCATGTGAATGTTTCGACCTGGAATTATGAAGCCGTGCAAATCTATGGAAAAGTCGAACTGATGACCCCGAAAGAGCTGTATGATCATTTAGATAAACTGACTTCAAAATACGAGATGTTTCAGCAATGCCCGATGATGGTAGAAAATATGGGAAAAGAATTTGTTGAAAAAGAGATGAAAGGGGCTTTCGGATTAAAAATTATTCCTACCGAAATTTTCATTAAACAGAAGCTTTCTCAAAACAGAAAAGAGAATGATTTTAAAAATATCATTTCAAATCTTGAAAACAGCGATGAAAACGGAAAAAAGATTGCTGAGAAAATGAAACTGTTAAAAAATAATACATTATAA
- a CDS encoding MBL fold metallo-hydrolase, which produces MKLYPIQCGKFKLDGGAMFGVVPKSLWEKTNPADEKNLIELGTRSLLVEDGKKLILIDCGLGNKQDEKFFGHYSLWGDDHLDKNLKKYGFVREDITDVFLTHLHFDHCGGAIEWNDDKTGYRPAFKNAHFWTNENHWQWATEPNAREKASFLKENIIPMQESGQLNFLPLPTTGNYGFAPDLKMDVIFVDGHTEKQMLPVIQYQDKTIVFAADLIPTVGHINLVYVMGYDTRPLLTLEEKGKFLKQCVDNEYLLFFEHDAHNELASLKMTEKGVRLDETFSFNDVFGY; this is translated from the coding sequence ATGAAACTATATCCAATACAGTGTGGAAAATTTAAATTAGATGGCGGAGCCATGTTTGGAGTCGTCCCAAAGAGTTTGTGGGAAAAGACGAATCCTGCAGACGAAAAAAACCTAATCGAGCTTGGAACACGCTCACTTCTTGTAGAAGACGGAAAGAAATTAATTTTAATTGATTGCGGTCTTGGAAACAAACAGGATGAAAAGTTCTTCGGGCATTATTCTCTTTGGGGAGATGATCATTTAGATAAAAATTTAAAAAAATATGGTTTCGTAAGGGAAGATATCACAGATGTTTTTTTAACCCATCTTCATTTCGATCATTGTGGTGGAGCTATCGAATGGAACGATGACAAAACAGGTTACAGACCTGCTTTTAAAAATGCACATTTCTGGACCAATGAAAATCACTGGCAATGGGCAACAGAACCTAACGCAAGAGAAAAAGCAAGTTTTTTAAAGGAAAACATTATCCCGATGCAGGAAAGCGGACAGCTGAATTTTTTACCGCTTCCAACCACCGGAAATTACGGCTTTGCACCCGACTTGAAAATGGATGTCATATTTGTTGATGGTCACACAGAAAAACAAATGTTGCCTGTGATTCAATATCAGGATAAAACAATAGTTTTTGCTGCTGATTTGATTCCTACAGTTGGACATATCAATCTGGTGTATGTAATGGGATATGATACAAGACCTCTTTTAACACTAGAAGAGAAAGGAAAATTCCTGAAGCAATGCGTAGATAATGAATATTTGTTATTTTTTGAACATGATGCCCATAATGAATTGGCAAGTCTTAAAATGACGGAAAAAGGAGTAAGACTAGACGAGACTTTTAGTTTTAATGATGTTTTTGGATATTAA
- the coaE gene encoding dephospho-CoA kinase (Dephospho-CoA kinase (CoaE) performs the final step in coenzyme A biosynthesis.), producing the protein MEELQSETQKAEPEPLSTPKIIGLTGGIGSGKTTVAKFIEEFGFPVYYSDDRAKDIVNDNDDLKEKIKTLLGDEAYDENGLYNRKFVAEKVFNNKDLLHSLNEIIHPAVRIDFEEWVKRQTKYLVFKETALLFELKLNRQCYQSVLVTAEDNIRAKRVMDRDGKTYREVEAVMEKQMPEKDKIKLADHIIYNNTNLDDLKEQTEKIIFDIE; encoded by the coding sequence ATGGAAGAATTACAGTCAGAAACTCAAAAAGCAGAACCAGAACCGTTATCTACCCCGAAAATAATAGGATTAACAGGAGGAATCGGATCAGGAAAAACCACTGTTGCAAAATTCATTGAAGAGTTCGGATTTCCAGTTTATTATTCAGATGACAGGGCAAAAGATATTGTAAACGACAATGATGACTTGAAGGAAAAAATTAAAACCCTTTTAGGTGATGAAGCCTATGATGAAAACGGACTTTACAATAGAAAATTCGTTGCTGAAAAAGTTTTTAATAATAAAGATCTACTCCACAGCCTAAATGAAATTATTCATCCTGCTGTCCGGATCGATTTTGAAGAATGGGTGAAAAGACAGACCAAATATCTTGTTTTTAAAGAGACAGCGTTGTTATTTGAATTAAAATTAAACAGGCAATGTTATCAATCTGTTTTAGTAACTGCCGAAGACAACATCCGGGCTAAAAGAGTAATGGACAGGGACGGAAAAACCTATCGGGAAGTAGAAGCTGTCATGGAAAAACAAATGCCGGAAAAAGACAAAATAAAGCTGGCCGATCATATCATCTATAATAATACAAACCTGGATGATCTGAAGGAACAAACAGAAAAAATCATTTTTGATATTGAATAA
- a CDS encoding fibronectin type III domain-containing protein yields the protein MKKILLLFSFAIAFMGNAQVSSYSFVKSSGTYTALTAPTVLEAATANTLAGSLDNNVYPVTIPFNFSFNGVNYSSLNVSTNGFLTFGTTAPSTSEYSPISSTTAYSGAVSAFGGDLNSVFNLGGATGSISWKVVGTAPNREVVVQWADFRPAYTTTTTSAYSFSFQIRLRETTNTIAVVYKGGSYLVGSTSASGTRQVGLRGTSNADFNNRTNSTSVLYSNATAGTTNSSTQSFNTTAATPGMPTDGLTYTWTPPTCFAPTNLTSSAITATSGSVSWTAPSSAPGSGYDIYYTTSTTAPTSSTTPSQMVFTGTSVTLSPLSPNTTYYVWVRSRCSGTDQSGWTSISFTTPCAAITALPWTENFDSMSSIGSGIVPSCWKQVTGTNAWTSSNTASTTYNVPRSTPNYMRIQYGNTTASQLWTPGFALTAGTAYEFSFYYNTGGQGSSYQGFTGNVLVNSATSTTGATNLGTFITATQDTPGYVKYKVYYTPATSGTYYFGTNVTATSSPWYLGVDDFKLRVAPTCIEPLGVTVVSSTSSTATISWTPPATAPAGGYQIYYSTTTTPPPTPNITGIPGGSTGYTIPGLAQSTTYYIWVKALCSSTDQSDLSDVVSVMTTQIPAQLPYIQNFETANDLGLINGTQTNKWFYGAATGNTGKSIYITNDNGVTNAYTITAGSVVQAYRDIEIPNGTTLASFSFDWKGQGESAYDYLRVWLVPSSFMPTSGVQITAATGTPGAPGRVQVGQYNLNGTWSNYSNSNLNLTNYAGTTMRLVFEWRNDTSGGTQPPMAVDNIVLRVCSTATPVVTVTPASITHNSATITWPQDIGGASYKVRYRPVGSTQWLPVSGPIDVPAVTAANQPPFPLTGLTPATLYEVEVAAVCNTVNVGTYSHNEFTTKCDPTPPNVTFTNITSTSAIVNWSPLVASATYQMQWRKVGGTWSLPINLPNPPASTYLLSGLDPYTQYEVQVRSTCVNSTTPNPWSSLARFTTERTCVIAPPGLTILELKPTSAKVQWDPYLGPDATGKYVLRYRKVGIPGWTNVQVTNNIYTLTGLTELTKYEMEVANICSGTPGNFTLPYYFTTPTVIYCQMGANNTSGEYISKVTVLPNGKPQMVNTSAASTYTDYTAVPTAQIELIQGSVNNQLTIDKVVTADAGVVAWIDFDRNGEFDINERILVSGPNTAATATTIFSVPSDAFVSNVDYTYVVMRVALMKGGIPVNCTNFDNGEVEDYTVRITKKPATNLLNQNDILIYPNPVSTVLNVKNISKRANYKIYSAAGQLITSGIILNNKVDVHALINGMYVIDIQDGSTSVQKKFIKE from the coding sequence ATGAAGAAGATTTTACTACTTTTTTCATTTGCAATTGCATTTATGGGTAATGCACAGGTGAGTTCTTACAGTTTTGTGAAGTCATCTGGAACTTACACGGCTTTAACAGCGCCTACTGTTTTAGAAGCTGCAACGGCAAATACACTTGCGGGGTCATTGGATAACAATGTCTATCCGGTAACCATTCCATTTAATTTTTCTTTTAATGGCGTTAATTATTCATCATTAAATGTTTCAACAAATGGTTTCTTAACCTTTGGAACAACAGCTCCGTCAACATCTGAATATTCTCCTATTTCCAGTACAACAGCCTATTCTGGTGCTGTTTCTGCATTTGGTGGAGATCTTAATTCAGTATTCAACCTTGGTGGTGCTACAGGTAGCATCAGTTGGAAAGTTGTAGGAACAGCTCCAAACAGGGAAGTAGTCGTTCAGTGGGCTGATTTCAGACCTGCTTACACGACGACGACTACAAGTGCTTATTCTTTTTCCTTTCAGATCCGATTAAGAGAAACTACCAATACAATTGCTGTAGTTTATAAGGGAGGATCTTATCTTGTAGGAAGTACATCTGCTAGTGGGACCAGACAAGTTGGGCTTAGAGGTACATCCAATGCAGATTTTAATAATAGAACTAATTCAACTTCAGTTCTTTACTCAAATGCTACTGCGGGTACAACAAATAGCAGTACTCAGTCATTTAATACGACTGCTGCTACACCTGGAATGCCAACGGACGGATTGACTTATACTTGGACGCCGCCAACTTGCTTTGCGCCTACGAATTTAACGTCATCAGCAATAACCGCTACAAGTGGATCAGTTAGCTGGACCGCTCCATCGTCAGCTCCGGGAAGTGGATATGATATTTATTATACTACTTCTACAACAGCGCCAACATCTTCAACGACACCATCACAAATGGTATTTACAGGAACTTCTGTAACACTTTCACCACTGTCTCCCAATACAACATATTATGTATGGGTAAGATCCAGATGTAGTGGAACAGATCAAAGTGGTTGGACGTCTATATCCTTTACAACACCATGTGCAGCTATAACTGCTTTACCATGGACTGAGAATTTTGATTCTATGTCAAGTATTGGTTCAGGGATTGTTCCTTCTTGCTGGAAACAAGTAACAGGTACTAATGCGTGGACTTCTTCTAATACGGCTTCTACAACATATAATGTACCTAGATCTACTCCGAATTATATGAGGATTCAATATGGTAATACCACGGCAAGCCAATTATGGACACCCGGATTTGCATTAACAGCAGGTACAGCCTATGAGTTTTCATTCTATTATAACACAGGAGGGCAAGGCTCTTCTTACCAAGGATTTACAGGTAATGTATTGGTGAATTCTGCGACTTCTACTACAGGGGCAACCAATTTAGGAACATTTATAACAGCTACTCAGGATACGCCAGGTTATGTTAAGTATAAAGTATATTATACTCCAGCAACATCCGGAACATACTATTTTGGGACTAATGTAACTGCTACTAGCTCTCCTTGGTATTTAGGAGTTGATGATTTTAAATTAAGAGTAGCTCCTACATGTATTGAACCATTAGGAGTAACAGTAGTTAGCTCAACGTCATCTACTGCGACAATTTCTTGGACACCACCGGCTACTGCGCCTGCAGGAGGATATCAAATATATTACAGTACTACAACTACACCGCCTCCGACACCTAATATTACAGGAATTCCAGGCGGAAGTACAGGATATACAATTCCAGGACTTGCACAAAGTACGACCTACTATATATGGGTAAAAGCATTATGTAGCTCTACAGATCAAAGTGATTTATCTGACGTAGTTTCTGTTATGACCACGCAGATTCCGGCTCAGCTTCCTTATATTCAGAATTTTGAAACAGCAAATGATTTAGGTTTAATTAATGGAACTCAAACCAATAAATGGTTCTATGGTGCTGCAACCGGAAATACAGGAAAGTCTATCTATATTACCAATGATAATGGGGTAACAAATGCTTATACCATTACTGCAGGAAGTGTAGTACAGGCGTATAGAGATATAGAGATTCCTAATGGAACCACTTTGGCTTCTTTCTCTTTTGACTGGAAAGGACAAGGGGAAAGTGCTTATGATTACTTAAGAGTATGGTTAGTACCGTCAAGTTTTATGCCTACATCGGGAGTTCAGATTACAGCTGCAACAGGAACACCTGGAGCACCGGGAAGAGTTCAGGTAGGACAGTATAATTTAAATGGGACTTGGAGTAATTATTCCAATTCAAACTTGAATCTTACGAATTATGCAGGTACTACTATGCGTTTGGTATTCGAATGGAGAAACGATACTTCAGGAGGAACGCAGCCACCAATGGCGGTCGATAATATTGTATTGAGAGTATGTAGCACGGCTACACCTGTCGTTACCGTAACTCCGGCTTCTATTACGCATAATTCAGCAACAATTACCTGGCCACAGGATATTGGAGGAGCTTCTTATAAAGTAAGATACCGTCCGGTTGGTTCCACTCAATGGCTACCAGTATCAGGTCCAATTGATGTCCCGGCAGTAACAGCGGCTAACCAACCACCTTTTCCTCTTACAGGATTAACTCCTGCAACATTATACGAAGTGGAAGTAGCAGCGGTTTGTAATACGGTGAATGTAGGAACCTATTCCCACAATGAATTTACTACAAAATGTGATCCGACTCCACCGAATGTAACGTTCACCAATATTACGTCTACTTCGGCAATTGTGAATTGGTCGCCGTTAGTTGCGAGTGCAACTTACCAAATGCAATGGAGAAAAGTAGGAGGAACTTGGTCTCTGCCAATTAACTTACCAAATCCACCGGCAAGTACATATCTGCTTTCGGGCTTAGATCCATATACACAGTATGAGGTTCAGGTAAGAAGCACATGTGTTAATTCAACGACACCTAATCCATGGTCTAGCTTAGCAAGATTTACAACTGAAAGAACTTGTGTTATTGCGCCTCCGGGATTAACCATTCTTGAGTTAAAACCAACAAGTGCTAAAGTTCAGTGGGATCCTTATCTAGGACCGGATGCAACAGGTAAATATGTATTGAGATACAGAAAAGTAGGAATTCCAGGATGGACTAATGTTCAGGTAACGAATAATATTTATACTCTTACCGGTTTAACGGAGCTTACTAAATATGAAATGGAGGTAGCTAATATTTGTAGTGGTACTCCTGGTAATTTCACGTTACCGTACTATTTTACCACTCCAACGGTGATCTACTGTCAGATGGGAGCTAATAATACATCAGGAGAATATATTTCCAAAGTAACTGTGCTTCCTAATGGTAAACCACAGATGGTAAATACTTCTGCAGCTTCAACATATACTGATTATACGGCTGTTCCTACTGCTCAGATCGAATTGATCCAAGGATCAGTAAACAACCAGTTGACAATTGATAAAGTGGTAACCGCAGATGCAGGAGTTGTAGCATGGATCGACTTCGACAGAAACGGAGAATTTGATATCAATGAAAGAATCTTAGTATCCGGGCCAAATACTGCAGCAACAGCAACGACAATATTCAGTGTACCATCAGATGCTTTTGTAAGCAATGTAGACTATACGTATGTGGTGATGAGAGTAGCTTTAATGAAAGGAGGAATTCCTGTAAACTGTACCAACTTTGACAATGGGGAAGTGGAAGATTACACGGTAAGAATCACTAAGAAACCAGCTACTAATCTGTTGAATCAGAATGATATCTTAATTTACCCTAACCCGGTAAGCACAGTATTGAATGTTAAGAATATCAGCAAGAGAGCTAATTATAAAATATATAGTGCTGCAGGACAGCTGATCACAAGTGGAATTATCTTAAACAACAAGGTAGATGTTCATGCATTAATCAACGGAATGTATGTGATCGATATTCAGGATGGTTCAACTTCGGTACAGAAGAAATTCATCAAGGAATAA